A region of the Pseudobacteriovorax antillogorgiicola genome:
TACAGACTTATCTTTACCTTGATGAACAGTTTCAGGCGTCATCAAGCCAAGATTTATGTGTCGATGCTCAGTGTTGTACCAACCAAAAAACTTTTGCAAGCATTCACTAGCATCTTCTGGGCTCTCATACCAAGCTTTGAAGTAGCGATGGTATTTGAGTG
Encoded here:
- a CDS encoding integrase core domain-containing protein, giving the protein LKYHRYFKAWYESPEDASECLQKFFGWYNTEHRHINLGLMTPETVHQGKDKSVAKKRAAVLKQAFEAYPERFPKSGPRLPVPADSVGINVPVVRKSIPVLG